Proteins encoded together in one Rubripirellula reticaptiva window:
- a CDS encoding CRTAC1 family protein, producing MTDHESDEDVQNDAVIASALRTSLIVIMLMGVPVIGVLVYLNLKKVTQESTEIEVTLPEVREAVEQTIPKLSMSDVTTKCGIDFVHQSGRYGEKLLPETMGSGVAVLDYNGDGHSDLFFVNSSFWPWDESHQNQPTPCRLYRGDGKFQFTDVTKETGTEETLYGMGVAVGDIDNDGDSDLFISAVGKNRMLRNDDGVYTDISDDSETAGSDEAWSTSCGFFDYDNDGLLDLFVCNYVTWNKEIDLSQEFTLDGQSRAYGPPKAFSGSFSYLYHNDGDGKFSDASETAGIQIRNDDTDVPLGKAMGLAPVDFNEDGWMDIVVANDTVRNFMFQNNKNGTFTEVGRLTGIAYDRSTGSARGAMGIDTAMFRDDGTLAIGIGNFANEASALYMARSGDSNRKQFIDAAMFTGFGPPTRQGLTFGLFFFDVDLDGRLDVMGANGHLEEEISKTQATQRYEQPPQLFWNAGRESQSELALVEADCTGESFCDPIVGRGTAYGDFDEDGDLDVVISTSHSAPKVFRNDQATGHHWLRVRLIGSDCNRDAIGAIIQIKTGDAVLSRTIMPTRSYLSQSEKTASFGLGTSEQVDALTVTWPGGETKTYPIDGVDALVELKQ from the coding sequence ATGACCGATCACGAATCCGATGAAGATGTCCAAAACGATGCTGTGATCGCCAGCGCGCTTCGAACTTCATTGATTGTGATCATGTTGATGGGGGTGCCGGTGATCGGGGTGTTGGTCTACCTGAATTTGAAGAAGGTGACGCAAGAATCGACCGAAATTGAAGTCACGCTGCCTGAGGTGCGTGAGGCGGTCGAGCAAACGATTCCCAAGTTGTCGATGTCGGATGTGACGACCAAATGTGGTATCGACTTTGTTCACCAATCGGGTCGCTACGGAGAAAAACTGTTGCCCGAAACGATGGGCAGCGGTGTGGCCGTGTTGGATTACAACGGTGATGGGCACAGCGACTTGTTTTTCGTGAACTCGTCGTTCTGGCCGTGGGACGAATCGCATCAGAATCAACCCACGCCATGCCGGTTGTACCGCGGCGATGGCAAGTTTCAATTCACCGATGTCACCAAGGAAACGGGCACCGAAGAAACTCTTTATGGAATGGGAGTCGCAGTTGGTGATATCGACAACGACGGTGATAGCGACCTTTTCATTTCGGCGGTCGGGAAGAACCGCATGCTGCGAAACGACGATGGAGTCTACACGGACATTTCTGACGATTCGGAAACGGCCGGATCGGATGAAGCTTGGAGCACGAGTTGTGGATTTTTTGACTATGACAACGACGGATTGCTGGACTTGTTTGTATGTAATTACGTGACTTGGAACAAAGAGATCGATTTGAGCCAAGAGTTCACCTTGGATGGACAAAGTCGTGCATATGGGCCGCCAAAAGCGTTTTCAGGTTCGTTCTCTTACCTGTACCACAACGATGGCGACGGCAAGTTTAGCGACGCTTCGGAAACGGCCGGCATTCAAATTCGCAATGACGACACGGACGTGCCGTTGGGCAAAGCGATGGGTTTGGCACCTGTCGATTTCAACGAAGACGGGTGGATGGATATCGTGGTCGCCAACGATACCGTTCGCAACTTTATGTTTCAAAACAACAAAAATGGAACGTTCACCGAAGTTGGTCGCTTGACGGGGATCGCCTACGATCGCAGCACCGGAAGTGCTCGCGGCGCGATGGGAATCGATACGGCAATGTTTCGCGACGACGGTACTCTGGCGATTGGGATTGGTAACTTTGCTAACGAAGCAAGCGCACTTTACATGGCACGTTCGGGTGACTCGAATCGTAAGCAGTTCATCGATGCGGCTATGTTCACCGGTTTTGGGCCTCCGACGCGTCAAGGTTTGACTTTTGGGTTGTTTTTCTTTGACGTCGATTTGGATGGGCGTCTTGATGTGATGGGCGCGAATGGTCACTTGGAAGAAGAGATTTCCAAGACGCAAGCGACCCAGCGATACGAGCAACCGCCGCAACTGTTTTGGAATGCGGGACGCGAATCGCAAAGTGAACTCGCGCTTGTCGAAGCTGACTGCACCGGGGAATCTTTCTGCGATCCGATCGTTGGACGGGGAACCGCGTATGGCGATTTTGATGAAGATGGTGATTTGGATGTCGTGATCTCAACCAGTCATTCGGCACCCAAGGTGTTTCGCAATGATCAAGCGACCGGTCACCATTGGTTACGAGTGCGTCTGATAGGTTCGGACTGTAACCGGGATGCGATCGGTGCAATCATTCAGATCAAGACGGGCGACGCTGTACTGTCGCGGACGATCATGCCAACGCGAAGCTATTTGAGTCAATCTGAAAAGACGGCAAGCTTTGGCCTCGGCACCTCTGAACAGGTCGACGCTCTGACCGTGACTTGGCCGGGTGGTGAAACGAAGACGTACCCTATCGACGGCGTAGATGCATTGGTTGAATTGAAGCAGTAA
- a CDS encoding aldehyde dehydrogenase (NADP(+)): MPTSTATVRPVLIAGQWRDANFSDTYQATDPNKNERLAAEFPVSSWQDCDEALNAAVDAARQLRKLPSAKIAEFMERYADRIDAAKDSLVESAFAETGLGKSPRLADVELPRTSNQLRAAAKACRTGNWAMATIDTAAGIRSVFEPLGPVCVFGPNNFPFAFNSVSGGDFAAAIAAGNPVIAKANSSHPETTRLLAEQAAEALTETGLPAATVQLIYRTSHADGERLVSDARTGATGYTGSRGAGLALKAAADKAGKPIYLELSSVNPVAITPAALAERGDEIVGEFITSVLMGTGQFCTNPGMVMLVKGEATDKFIASVTDKFKSSPAGTLLSPAVAKSLSSSIKKLCDFGAELLTGGGEPESGRCAYANTLLKTTASEFLSNPEGFQTEAFGNASLLVVADSVEQLCAAIGHLEGNLTGCLYTAKDGSDEDAASAISFELTPKVGRLLNDKMPTGVAVSAAMNHGGPYPATGHPGFTAVGVPGSLVRFGKLTSFDNVRPNRLPAILQDKNPTGETWRLVDGKWTTAEVA; this comes from the coding sequence ATGCCCACCTCGACCGCAACCGTTCGTCCTGTCTTGATCGCCGGCCAATGGCGTGACGCCAATTTTTCCGACACCTATCAAGCCACAGACCCGAACAAAAACGAACGCCTAGCTGCCGAATTCCCCGTCAGTTCTTGGCAAGACTGTGACGAAGCTCTAAACGCCGCCGTTGACGCAGCACGCCAGCTTCGCAAGTTGCCGTCGGCCAAGATCGCTGAGTTCATGGAACGTTATGCGGATCGAATTGACGCTGCCAAAGACTCTCTCGTCGAATCGGCGTTTGCTGAAACCGGACTCGGCAAGTCACCTCGTCTTGCCGACGTTGAATTGCCACGCACCAGCAACCAGCTTCGCGCCGCCGCAAAAGCTTGCCGAACCGGAAACTGGGCAATGGCGACCATCGATACCGCGGCCGGCATTCGCAGTGTCTTTGAACCGCTCGGTCCCGTCTGCGTGTTCGGACCAAACAATTTCCCGTTCGCGTTCAACAGCGTTTCGGGTGGCGACTTTGCTGCCGCGATCGCTGCCGGCAACCCCGTGATTGCCAAAGCGAACAGCTCGCATCCTGAAACGACCCGGTTATTAGCCGAACAGGCCGCCGAAGCCTTGACCGAAACGGGACTGCCGGCGGCGACGGTTCAATTGATCTATCGCACCAGCCACGCGGATGGTGAACGGCTAGTTTCCGATGCTCGCACCGGAGCAACCGGATACACGGGCAGCCGTGGTGCCGGATTGGCTCTCAAGGCCGCCGCCGACAAAGCCGGCAAGCCGATCTACTTGGAACTTTCCAGCGTCAATCCGGTTGCGATCACTCCGGCCGCCCTAGCCGAACGTGGCGACGAAATCGTTGGCGAATTCATCACCAGTGTCTTAATGGGGACAGGCCAGTTCTGCACCAACCCCGGCATGGTGATGCTGGTCAAAGGCGAAGCCACAGATAAGTTCATTGCATCGGTTACCGACAAGTTCAAGTCATCGCCTGCGGGCACGCTGCTATCGCCAGCCGTCGCCAAGAGTTTGTCGTCCAGCATCAAAAAGCTATGTGACTTCGGCGCGGAACTACTGACTGGTGGTGGCGAACCAGAATCCGGCCGATGTGCCTACGCCAACACGTTGCTCAAAACAACCGCATCCGAGTTTCTAAGCAATCCCGAAGGCTTTCAAACCGAAGCATTCGGAAACGCGTCGTTGTTGGTGGTGGCCGACAGCGTTGAACAACTTTGTGCAGCGATCGGTCATCTCGAAGGCAACTTGACGGGCTGCCTGTACACGGCCAAAGACGGCAGCGACGAGGACGCTGCATCGGCGATCAGCTTCGAGCTGACGCCCAAAGTTGGCCGCTTGCTGAACGACAAAATGCCAACGGGTGTTGCGGTCTCGGCCGCGATGAACCACGGCGGACCGTATCCTGCGACGGGACATCCGGGCTTCACGGCCGTTGGTGTTCCTGGATCACTGGTTCGATTTGGCAAGCTGACCAGCTTCGACAACGTTCGCCCGAACCGGTTGCCCGCGATCTTGCAAGACAAAAACCCGACCGGCGAAACTTGGCGTCTGGTTGACGGAAAGTGGACGACTGCAGAAGTCGCGTAG
- a CDS encoding FG-GAP repeat domain-containing protein, whose amino-acid sequence MVKNESRDAKRSGGTGKIVIALAVIAVVVAGIILWSSRPDNLGNVADVDDSEERQAAEQLDLTRRALAATENLEAKSADKSWESLYQQSPGDKFMLQNRALNRILNVDELAGQASNSSLEAAAKQAARAQLPDAIAATRLAIEQYATESDDKVLPVWMKARIDLQEASLLPGSMTKSLRREIFERLSETLRGELGKLPSARILGGSLIEVLGQMEDPIDGLPAATMKSAAETVKVLSDSHPDNLYFALRAARLNIDIKNANATELVKRTGELARAIAPLVGRETRAIGMTPAELVTSIVDAIGAGEWPTAETRMSQWFNVLNGTEIVKTDRRLALPHPLDRLSFESLRRLSSLISQKSQIERGKSPLVFESVQVNASEKSRLVTSIDFDVDLDSDIVTVDDQSIMHAYRNDGDAKFVSAGSAKLPLTPAGIVVADLFVVDSSSPSRIRSGGASVAGRHDTLPCLVMYGDEGVTLACIDGREATGDDKRFILVDEETGLESVTGVTFAVAGDLEADGDLDLVFATKTDGVRMFVNRGNRTFFELDRVEASFGKSDPVTCIAAGDLDRDLDLDLVTTHASGKVGMLENLLHLQFRGRFLDEIKAVPGASQIAIEDVDGNVSWDLIVSADSGSTIVYSQTAAAGAWTVERTESTKTVAAPALLADFDNDSWLDLITDAGISTIGPWGFDQRQGSAVPGFRGNAADFNADGLQDFPIIDQGKLSIAINQTAASGHFVNARFKGIDDNASGRVNHFAIGSVLEMRFGPHYRARIVTSPSTHFGIDGFDDGATIRAILPNGLTQTIRDIKADTLVEEEQTLKGSCPYLYAWDGSKFRFVTDCLWAAPLGLQVADGIVAKDRPWEYLKIDGTHIRPRDDRYEFRLTEELWEVAYFDEVAITAVDHPSDVDIWTNEKVGPADIATPTIFAFDKQQRRQPTLAIDTNGRDVTGEMMRVDGDFMQGFDQRLRQGLCPPHWVDLTFETLPKQGSVYLVMTGWILPTDTSLNIQIDQNDSLSPIEFPSVWVPDSKKESGWRQAIPFAGFPGGKTKTIVIDVTDAVDREDVRVRVRTSAQIYWDAAEIATQVQPAEFTTSPMSLLAASVGFHGFSRRSKPGRLAPETYDYQDAATVPRWPPLTGKLTRSGDCLELLGRWDDKMVVIGAGDEVRLSFAAPKKPPPTGWVRDFVMHNVGWDKDADLNTLAGQKTGPLPYRSMSTYPPPAAESDQSRKRDELNRDHLQREQSFRKFWHRPIQP is encoded by the coding sequence ATGGTCAAAAACGAATCTCGCGACGCAAAACGTTCCGGCGGAACGGGCAAGATCGTCATCGCGCTTGCCGTAATCGCCGTTGTCGTCGCCGGAATCATCCTTTGGTCGTCGCGTCCTGACAACCTTGGCAATGTCGCCGACGTTGATGATAGCGAAGAAAGGCAGGCCGCTGAGCAACTGGATTTGACCCGAAGGGCGCTTGCGGCGACCGAGAACTTGGAAGCTAAATCGGCAGACAAGTCCTGGGAATCGTTGTACCAGCAATCCCCCGGCGACAAGTTTATGCTGCAAAATCGGGCTCTGAATCGGATTTTGAACGTCGACGAACTTGCCGGACAGGCATCCAATTCTTCCCTCGAAGCCGCAGCCAAGCAAGCAGCACGGGCTCAGTTGCCCGACGCAATCGCAGCCACACGATTGGCAATCGAGCAATATGCGACCGAATCGGACGACAAGGTGCTGCCAGTCTGGATGAAGGCACGAATTGACTTGCAAGAGGCATCGCTGTTGCCGGGATCGATGACAAAGTCGCTGCGCCGCGAAATTTTCGAGCGTTTGTCCGAAACATTGCGGGGTGAGCTTGGCAAACTGCCTTCGGCGCGGATCTTGGGCGGATCGCTAATCGAAGTTCTTGGCCAAATGGAAGATCCGATTGACGGTCTGCCAGCCGCCACGATGAAGTCAGCTGCCGAGACCGTGAAAGTTTTGTCGGATTCGCACCCCGATAATCTGTACTTTGCCCTTCGTGCCGCTCGATTGAATATCGACATCAAAAATGCGAACGCAACCGAGTTGGTCAAACGCACCGGCGAACTGGCTCGGGCGATCGCCCCACTGGTTGGCCGCGAAACTAGAGCGATCGGCATGACGCCCGCCGAGCTTGTCACCAGCATCGTCGATGCGATCGGAGCCGGCGAGTGGCCGACCGCCGAAACACGGATGTCGCAGTGGTTCAACGTGCTCAACGGAACAGAAATTGTTAAGACCGATCGTCGCTTGGCGCTGCCCCACCCGCTTGATCGATTGTCATTTGAGTCCCTGCGTCGCTTGTCGTCCTTGATTTCCCAAAAGTCACAGATCGAGCGAGGCAAGTCACCGCTGGTTTTCGAAAGTGTACAAGTTAATGCATCTGAGAAATCTCGTCTTGTAACGTCGATCGATTTTGACGTTGATCTGGATTCCGACATCGTCACGGTCGATGACCAATCGATCATGCACGCGTATCGAAATGACGGTGACGCCAAATTTGTATCGGCAGGATCTGCAAAGCTACCGCTGACGCCAGCGGGAATCGTGGTGGCCGATCTGTTCGTGGTTGATAGCAGCAGCCCAAGCCGAATTCGGTCGGGCGGCGCGTCCGTCGCAGGCCGGCACGACACGCTGCCATGCTTGGTGATGTACGGCGACGAAGGTGTGACATTGGCGTGTATCGATGGACGGGAAGCCACCGGCGACGACAAGCGATTCATCCTTGTCGACGAAGAAACCGGACTTGAAAGTGTTACTGGTGTCACGTTCGCTGTTGCCGGTGACCTCGAAGCCGATGGTGACTTGGACCTAGTTTTTGCGACCAAGACGGATGGAGTGCGGATGTTTGTCAATCGTGGCAACCGAACCTTTTTTGAACTGGATCGCGTTGAAGCTTCGTTCGGCAAGTCCGACCCGGTTACCTGCATTGCTGCCGGTGACTTGGACCGCGACTTGGACCTTGATCTCGTGACGACTCACGCCAGCGGCAAAGTCGGGATGCTGGAAAACTTGCTCCACCTGCAATTCCGCGGCCGTTTTCTTGACGAAATCAAAGCGGTCCCTGGTGCTTCGCAGATTGCGATCGAAGACGTTGATGGAAATGTTTCGTGGGATCTGATCGTCAGTGCTGATTCCGGATCGACGATCGTGTACTCGCAGACTGCCGCTGCAGGTGCGTGGACGGTCGAGCGAACCGAGAGCACGAAGACTGTAGCCGCACCGGCATTGCTGGCGGATTTTGACAATGACTCTTGGCTGGATCTCATCACTGACGCTGGTATTTCAACCATTGGACCATGGGGATTCGACCAGCGGCAAGGAAGTGCAGTGCCTGGGTTTCGCGGGAACGCTGCGGATTTCAACGCGGATGGATTGCAGGATTTCCCCATCATCGATCAGGGCAAACTGTCGATCGCGATTAACCAGACAGCGGCGTCTGGTCACTTCGTCAACGCTCGATTCAAGGGCATCGACGATAACGCCAGCGGACGTGTCAATCACTTTGCGATCGGCAGCGTGCTGGAGATGCGATTCGGGCCTCACTATCGTGCCCGAATTGTCACGTCACCGTCGACTCACTTTGGCATCGACGGATTTGACGACGGTGCAACGATTCGAGCGATTCTGCCAAACGGTTTGACGCAGACGATTCGCGACATCAAGGCCGACACTTTGGTCGAAGAGGAACAAACTTTAAAAGGTTCGTGCCCGTATCTGTACGCCTGGGACGGAAGCAAATTTCGCTTTGTGACGGATTGTTTGTGGGCGGCACCGCTTGGGTTGCAAGTTGCCGACGGAATTGTCGCAAAGGATCGGCCTTGGGAATACTTGAAAATTGACGGAACCCATATCCGTCCTCGGGATGATCGGTACGAGTTCCGGCTGACCGAGGAATTGTGGGAGGTTGCCTACTTTGACGAAGTTGCGATCACCGCTGTTGATCACCCTTCGGACGTTGATATTTGGACGAATGAAAAGGTCGGCCCGGCCGATATTGCAACACCGACCATCTTTGCCTTCGACAAACAGCAACGACGACAACCCACGTTGGCGATCGACACGAATGGCCGCGATGTGACTGGCGAGATGATGCGTGTGGACGGCGACTTCATGCAGGGTTTCGATCAACGCTTGCGACAAGGGCTATGTCCGCCGCACTGGGTCGATTTGACTTTCGAGACTTTGCCAAAACAGGGGTCGGTTTACTTGGTGATGACGGGCTGGATTTTGCCGACCGACACATCGCTGAACATTCAGATTGATCAGAACGACAGTCTGTCGCCGATCGAGTTTCCGTCGGTCTGGGTTCCCGATTCGAAGAAAGAATCGGGCTGGCGCCAGGCGATTCCGTTTGCTGGTTTTCCAGGTGGGAAAACAAAAACAATCGTGATCGATGTGACTGACGCGGTGGACCGTGAAGATGTCCGTGTAAGGGTGCGAACGTCGGCCCAGATTTACTGGGATGCTGCCGAGATCGCGACGCAAGTACAGCCTGCTGAGTTTACGACGTCACCGATGTCATTGCTGGCGGCATCGGTCGGCTTTCACGGTTTTTCCCGCCGATCCAAGCCAGGCCGGTTGGCACCCGAAACTTACGACTACCAGGACGCGGCCACGGTCCCTCGCTGGCCGCCGCTGACCGGAAAGTTGACGCGGTCCGGTGATTGCCTGGAGCTGCTGGGCCGGTGGGATGACAAGATGGTGGTGATCGGCGCGGGCGATGAAGTTCGCTTGTCGTTCGCAGCCCCGAAAAAGCCGCCGCCAACCGGGTGGGTGCGTGATTTTGTGATGCACAATGTCGGCTGGGATAAAGACGCCGATTTGAACACGTTGGCTGGCCAAAAAACCGGACCGTTGCCGTATCGGTCCATGTCGACCTACCCACCGCCGGCCGCTGAATCGGATCAATCGCGAAAGCGAGACGAACTCAACCGCGATCATTTGCAACGTGAACAGTCATTCCGAAAGTTCTGGCATCGTCCGATCCAACCGTAG
- a CDS encoding tetratricopeptide repeat protein → MTDLNTAKKTPKRPVTPRLRLVLYVVLTLFGILFANGLYLTSITWLQVATGRVLETHFYQLMFLLHLGLGLLLIVPAVGFGLVHMWRSKDRRNRRAVKIGYALFAVAILILVSGLALMRLGSFAIVNPASRNVVYWMHLIAPLAVIWLYWLHRLVGPRIKWEVGRRVGLAIGIFVAAMVAFQASDPRISEDRAPINGDEYFEPSLARTSSGKFISSKTLMNDEYCLRCHSDINKTFIHSAHRLSSFNNPAYRASVRETRKVASERAGTVQASRWCAGCHDPVPFFSGEFDDPNYDDVANPTAHAGITCTVCHAIQSVDSALGNADYTIDEPKHYPFAYSDNSLLQELNSLMVKAKPAFHKHEMLKPFHKTAEFCSTCHKVSLPGEVTAYKEFLRGQNHYDSYLLSGVSGHGARSFYYPPKAEANCNECHMPAMASNQVGAKYMEKLGTLGVHDHFFPSANTALAHWFGDSKAVEAHREYLKGTLRVDLFGLRKTGAIDGELIAPLGDSQTVQSGESYLIETVLRTMKLGHHFTQGTTDSNQIWVELIATQDGEVIGKSGGRDDREVVDPWSHFVNTFMLDPEGVRLNRRNVQNIFTPLYSHQIPPGAGQSLHYQLTIPDQSKSPIQITARLLYRKFDTEYLDYVRADRDPVRDPLDLGQPGDPNDLPIIEIASDKVVLNIAGAANKVAETEPVNEPIPLWQRWNDYGIGLLLKGKAELRQAAEAFAMVEELGRFDGPLNLARVQFAEGDLDGATDSLGRAAAMDPPPPTWTHSWLSGMVNRQQGNLEAAADSFRAVLQTKVPERGFDFSLDYDVRNELGLTLIDLAQRAEVMGNDDDFKNLLSEARETFLAVLAVDAENVTAHVNLAEVYSWSGDNERADHHRTLHAKYKPDDNAAEVAIPKARRRYPAANHAAEALVIYDLQR, encoded by the coding sequence ATGACTGACTTAAACACCGCAAAAAAAACGCCCAAACGACCCGTCACTCCTCGGTTGCGCCTGGTGCTCTATGTCGTGCTGACGTTGTTTGGAATTTTGTTTGCAAACGGTCTGTACCTGACCTCGATCACGTGGCTGCAGGTGGCGACGGGACGAGTGCTCGAAACGCACTTCTACCAATTGATGTTTCTGCTGCATCTGGGACTGGGATTGCTGTTGATTGTGCCCGCAGTCGGTTTCGGGCTGGTCCACATGTGGCGCAGCAAAGACCGTCGCAATCGCCGTGCTGTCAAAATTGGATACGCGTTGTTTGCCGTTGCAATCTTAATCCTGGTCAGCGGTCTGGCACTGATGCGTTTGGGTTCGTTTGCGATCGTAAATCCTGCTTCAAGAAACGTCGTCTACTGGATGCACCTGATTGCACCACTAGCAGTGATTTGGCTGTATTGGCTGCATCGTCTCGTCGGCCCACGAATCAAATGGGAGGTGGGGCGACGCGTCGGTTTGGCGATTGGGATTTTCGTTGCCGCAATGGTGGCCTTCCAGGCCTCCGATCCTCGTATCAGTGAAGACCGAGCGCCTATCAACGGTGACGAGTACTTTGAGCCTTCGTTGGCACGGACCTCGTCCGGAAAATTCATCAGTTCGAAAACGTTGATGAACGACGAATACTGTTTGCGATGTCACAGCGATATCAACAAGACCTTCATTCACAGTGCGCACAGACTAAGTAGTTTCAATAATCCAGCCTACCGAGCGTCGGTTCGCGAGACACGGAAAGTCGCCTCTGAACGCGCCGGTACGGTTCAGGCGTCGCGTTGGTGTGCAGGCTGTCACGATCCGGTGCCATTTTTCTCGGGTGAGTTCGACGACCCGAACTACGACGACGTCGCCAATCCAACCGCGCACGCGGGAATCACCTGCACTGTCTGTCACGCGATCCAGTCGGTCGACAGCGCGCTCGGCAACGCGGACTACACGATCGATGAACCCAAGCACTACCCATTTGCCTACAGCGACAATTCGCTATTGCAAGAACTCAATTCATTGATGGTCAAAGCGAAGCCGGCATTTCACAAACATGAAATGTTAAAACCGTTTCACAAGACCGCCGAGTTCTGCAGTACCTGCCACAAGGTTAGCTTGCCTGGCGAAGTGACGGCATACAAAGAATTTCTGCGTGGGCAAAACCACTACGACAGCTATTTGCTGTCCGGCGTTTCAGGTCATGGTGCACGAAGTTTTTACTATCCCCCCAAAGCCGAAGCCAACTGCAACGAGTGCCACATGCCGGCAATGGCCAGCAATCAGGTTGGAGCAAAGTACATGGAAAAGCTTGGCACGCTGGGCGTTCACGATCACTTCTTTCCAAGCGCCAATACGGCGCTAGCGCATTGGTTTGGCGATTCGAAAGCGGTCGAAGCTCATCGCGAGTATTTGAAAGGCACGCTTCGGGTTGATTTGTTTGGACTGCGAAAAACGGGGGCGATCGACGGTGAATTGATTGCACCGCTAGGCGATTCGCAAACGGTCCAGTCGGGCGAAAGTTATCTGATCGAAACGGTGCTGCGAACGATGAAACTGGGGCATCACTTCACGCAAGGAACCACCGATAGCAACCAAATTTGGGTCGAGCTGATTGCGACACAAGACGGTGAGGTCATCGGAAAGAGCGGTGGACGCGACGACCGCGAGGTGGTCGATCCTTGGTCACACTTCGTCAACACGTTCATGCTTGATCCCGAAGGCGTGCGACTAAATCGGCGTAACGTGCAGAATATCTTCACACCGCTTTATAGTCACCAAATTCCACCGGGTGCGGGCCAGTCGCTGCACTACCAATTGACGATCCCCGACCAATCCAAATCACCGATTCAAATCACCGCTCGGCTGTTGTATCGCAAATTTGACACCGAGTATCTCGATTACGTTCGCGCTGATCGCGACCCTGTTCGCGACCCCTTGGACTTGGGCCAACCTGGCGATCCGAATGATCTGCCGATCATCGAAATTGCAAGCGACAAAGTGGTGCTAAACATCGCTGGGGCCGCTAACAAGGTCGCCGAAACGGAACCGGTCAACGAGCCGATTCCGTTATGGCAACGATGGAATGATTATGGAATCGGGTTATTGCTGAAAGGCAAGGCAGAGCTTCGGCAGGCTGCCGAGGCATTTGCCATGGTCGAAGAACTCGGGCGTTTCGACGGGCCGCTGAACTTGGCTCGTGTGCAATTTGCCGAAGGAGACCTCGACGGCGCGACCGATTCACTCGGTCGTGCTGCCGCAATGGATCCGCCGCCACCAACCTGGACGCACAGTTGGCTTAGTGGCATGGTGAACCGGCAACAGGGCAACTTGGAAGCCGCCGCCGATTCGTTCCGAGCGGTGCTGCAGACCAAAGTGCCAGAGCGAGGATTTGATTTTTCGCTGGACTACGATGTTCGAAACGAACTTGGACTGACGTTGATCGACTTGGCTCAGCGAGCCGAAGTCATGGGCAACGACGATGACTTCAAGAATTTGCTCAGCGAAGCTCGAGAAACGTTCTTGGCGGTTCTCGCTGTCGATGCCGAAAACGTGACGGCGCACGTTAACCTGGCTGAAGTTTATTCATGGAGTGGTGACAATGAGCGAGCGGATCATCATCGGACCCTTCATGCAAAGTACAAGCCCGATGATAACGCGGCCGAAGTCGCAATTCCGAAGGCACGCCGCCGATATCCAGCCGCCAATCATGCCGCCGAAGCGTTGGTAATCTATGATCTTCAGCGATAG
- a CDS encoding fumarylacetoacetate hydrolase family protein — MNVTKFVDESGAPRVGLVQGDLIYPLVLGERYRTLADLLAAESPTKAIAALTKEDPLTIDHQTKWLPPIDHQEVWAAGVTYKRSQTARMEESEAAASCYDRVYQADRPELFFKATPHRVSGHNGPLRIRIDAKWNVPEPEVTLVLSPQLKIVGLTIGNDMSSRDIEGDNPLYLPQAKCYDQCAGLGPWITLYDSLPPVAEITIDLKIIRDGSVVFEGQSGADQMARKFDDLVGWLGRDNSFPDGAFLMTGTGIVPSNEFTLAPGDVVDISIAGVGTLSNTVVQG; from the coding sequence ATGAACGTAACAAAATTTGTCGACGAATCTGGCGCCCCACGAGTTGGGCTGGTTCAGGGTGATTTAATATATCCGCTCGTTCTTGGCGAGCGATATCGGACGCTTGCGGACTTGTTGGCGGCAGAGTCGCCAACGAAGGCGATTGCAGCCCTGACCAAAGAGGATCCCCTCACGATTGACCACCAAACGAAGTGGTTGCCGCCGATTGATCACCAGGAAGTCTGGGCAGCTGGCGTGACCTACAAACGCAGCCAAACCGCTCGGATGGAAGAATCCGAAGCTGCCGCGTCTTGCTATGACCGTGTCTATCAAGCCGATCGGCCCGAACTGTTCTTCAAGGCGACGCCGCACCGCGTGTCGGGACACAACGGACCGCTACGAATTCGCATCGATGCGAAATGGAACGTGCCCGAACCTGAGGTCACGCTGGTTTTGTCGCCGCAACTAAAAATCGTCGGTTTGACGATCGGCAATGACATGAGCTCGCGAGACATCGAGGGCGACAATCCGCTGTATCTACCACAGGCAAAGTGCTACGACCAGTGCGCGGGACTCGGCCCTTGGATCACGCTATATGATTCATTGCCGCCTGTGGCGGAGATCACGATTGATCTAAAAATCATCCGTGACGGCAGCGTCGTCTTCGAAGGCCAATCCGGTGCTGACCAAATGGCTCGCAAGTTCGACGACTTGGTCGGGTGGCTGGGCCGTGACAATAGCTTTCCCGATGGTGCGTTCCTGATGACAGGCACGGGGATTGTTCCCAGCAACGAGTTCACTCTCGCCCCGGGCGATGTCGTTGACATTTCGATTGCAGGCGTTGGCACTTTGTCCAACACGGTCGTTCAAGGTTAA